One genomic segment of Prochlorococcus marinus str. MIT 0919 includes these proteins:
- the murA gene encoding UDP-N-acetylglucosamine 1-carboxyvinyltransferase, with amino-acid sequence MPRIAASQRSLYTECLEVSGTNFLSGEIHINGAKNSALALMAASLLTDDTIFLENVPDLTDIKVMSKLLNYIGISTQQNSHTFQLNAKQIANKELPSSLVNALRASFFCIGPLLARLGEVRIPLPGGCKIGHRPIDEHIRGLKALGAFVSINDGTVIAKLPPSEKTLKGTCIKFNCQSVGATETTLMAATLAEGRTILENAAQEPEIQDLAKMLNSMGAKVKGAGTKTIIIDGVTKLNGCHHKVIPDRIEAGTFLIAAAITRSTLTIKPVTPEHLEAVIQKLRDCGCEIEVNNDNLTIIPKLITAVDITTEPYPGFPTDLQAPFMALMATAKGNSIIKETIFERRMQHVGELQKMGALIDLQGNTAFIKGVSKLVGKSISAGDLRSSAALVLASLSAKGKSNIQGVNYLDRGYEKMENKLNNVGANIIRAHRKIDSFASKSYKNKSHFLNESFSEKEKEVA; translated from the coding sequence ATGCCTCGCATTGCAGCTAGCCAAAGAAGCCTATATACAGAGTGTTTAGAAGTTTCTGGCACTAATTTTCTGTCAGGAGAAATACATATAAATGGTGCTAAAAACTCTGCTCTAGCCTTGATGGCAGCATCGTTGCTTACTGATGACACTATTTTTCTAGAAAACGTTCCTGATCTTACAGATATAAAGGTGATGTCTAAACTCCTTAACTATATAGGTATCAGCACCCAACAAAATTCTCATACATTCCAATTAAACGCCAAGCAAATTGCAAATAAAGAGCTCCCGTCAAGTCTTGTCAATGCTTTAAGGGCAAGTTTTTTCTGCATTGGTCCTCTACTTGCAAGATTAGGCGAAGTCAGAATCCCTTTGCCAGGGGGATGCAAAATAGGTCATAGGCCAATTGACGAGCATATTCGAGGTCTTAAAGCATTGGGAGCATTTGTATCCATTAACGATGGAACAGTAATTGCCAAATTGCCACCATCTGAAAAAACTTTAAAAGGGACTTGTATCAAATTTAATTGCCAAAGCGTAGGAGCTACAGAGACTACTCTCATGGCTGCAACCCTTGCTGAAGGAAGAACTATTTTAGAAAACGCTGCGCAAGAGCCTGAGATACAAGATCTTGCAAAAATGCTTAATTCAATGGGTGCCAAGGTCAAAGGAGCAGGTACTAAAACAATAATTATTGATGGGGTCACAAAGCTAAATGGCTGTCATCACAAAGTTATTCCAGATAGAATTGAGGCAGGAACTTTTTTAATTGCCGCAGCAATAACCAGATCTACGCTCACTATCAAACCTGTAACACCCGAACATTTGGAAGCCGTAATTCAAAAACTTCGTGATTGTGGTTGTGAAATAGAAGTAAATAATGACAATTTGACCATTATTCCAAAATTGATAACAGCTGTTGATATAACAACTGAGCCCTATCCTGGCTTCCCAACTGATTTACAAGCTCCTTTCATGGCGCTAATGGCTACTGCTAAAGGTAATAGCATTATCAAAGAAACCATCTTTGAAAGAAGGATGCAGCATGTAGGGGAATTGCAAAAGATGGGCGCTTTAATTGACCTGCAGGGCAATACAGCTTTTATCAAAGGTGTTTCTAAATTAGTTGGAAAATCTATTTCAGCTGGCGATTTACGTTCATCAGCTGCCCTTGTTCTTGCAAGTCTCTCTGCAAAAGGAAAGAGTAATATTCAAGGCGTTAACTATCTTGATAGAGGTTATGAAAAGATGGAGAATAAACTAAACAATGTTGGCGCAAACATAATTAGAGCGCATAGAAAAATAGACTCCTTTGCTAGTAAAAGCTATAAGAATAAATCACACTTTTTAAACGAAAGCTTTTCAGAGAAGGAGAAGGAGGTTGCCTAA
- a CDS encoding aspartate aminotransferase family protein, which translates to MQTYQRLPIHIAKGKGVWVWDQKGNKYLDAVAGIATCTLGHSDRKIRKALTRQLKKIQHVSNLYHIPEQEELAQWLIAKSCASSVFFCNSGAEANEAAIKLARKYSKKRGIDNPIILSAKRSFHGRTLATLSATGQEKYQEGFSPLVQGFNFFTYNDSNSFQELHSKIIGSGSEIAAVLIEPIQGEGGLHPGEKQFFKLIRDICTKHKILLIFDEVQTGMGRTGKLWGYENLDIEPDAFTIAKGLGSGHAIGALLAKENANIFDIGDHASTFGGNPFACRAALTVAQEIECRDLLENVVHRGNQLKEGLLKIIDKNPIHLQETRGIGLMQGLVIREDSHLKAKGIIDEAIQQGLLIISAGENVIRFVPPLIITKKEINILLNKLNRTFSSLL; encoded by the coding sequence ATGCAAACATATCAAAGACTTCCTATTCATATCGCTAAAGGGAAAGGAGTATGGGTTTGGGATCAGAAAGGCAACAAATATCTTGATGCAGTCGCTGGAATTGCAACTTGCACGCTTGGGCATAGCGACAGGAAAATACGGAAAGCACTTACAAGGCAATTAAAAAAGATCCAACATGTCTCAAACCTTTATCACATTCCAGAACAAGAAGAACTAGCACAATGGTTGATAGCTAAGAGTTGCGCAAGCAGTGTTTTTTTCTGCAACAGTGGTGCAGAAGCCAATGAAGCCGCTATTAAATTAGCGCGCAAATATAGCAAGAAAAGAGGGATTGATAATCCTATTATCCTTTCTGCTAAAAGAAGTTTTCATGGAAGAACTCTCGCTACATTAAGTGCCACAGGTCAAGAAAAGTACCAAGAAGGTTTTTCTCCACTAGTTCAAGGATTTAATTTCTTTACATATAATGATTCCAATTCCTTTCAAGAATTACACTCTAAAATAATTGGAAGTGGGTCAGAGATTGCTGCAGTTTTAATCGAGCCAATCCAAGGGGAAGGGGGATTGCATCCAGGTGAAAAACAATTTTTTAAATTAATCAGAGACATTTGTACTAAACACAAAATACTTTTAATTTTTGATGAAGTGCAAACAGGCATGGGAAGGACAGGGAAACTATGGGGATATGAAAATCTTGATATAGAACCAGATGCCTTCACTATTGCAAAAGGCCTAGGCAGTGGTCATGCGATTGGTGCCTTATTGGCTAAAGAAAATGCAAATATTTTTGATATAGGTGATCATGCAAGCACTTTTGGCGGCAACCCTTTTGCATGTAGAGCAGCATTGACAGTTGCTCAAGAGATCGAATGCAGAGATTTACTCGAGAATGTTGTTCATAGAGGCAATCAGTTAAAAGAAGGGCTTTTAAAAATTATTGATAAGAATCCAATACATCTGCAAGAAACTAGAGGCATAGGTTTAATGCAAGGTCTTGTTATCAGAGAAGACTCCCATTTAAAAGCGAAAGGCATTATAGATGAAGCAATTCAGCAAGGTCTTTTAATCATCTCTGCTGGAGAAAATGTCATTAGATTTGTGCCTCCCCTTATAATTACTAAAAAGGAAATAAATATTCTGCTAAATAAATTAAATAGAACATTTTCTAGTTTACTTTAA
- a CDS encoding bifunctional folylpolyglutamate synthase/dihydrofolate synthase produces MTLGLERIKVALLETKKCYKDIPAIQIAGTNGKGSITCFLESCLTEAGIKTGCTTSPHLESWCERIRINCQEIQSEEFEARLNKLKPIIKRNNLTSFEIIILTALDHFYSNKVDLIILEVGLGGRLDATTAYPYRPLIGFGGIGLDHCEHLGKDLSSIAKEKAAVISNGSNIFSCSQDNEVRNIIERVASNKNAKVHWLKPLSKQWQLGIPGEIQRENAAVAKGILESLSGLGWNINNKAIKKGLANAQWPGRLQNISWKNIPLILDGAHNVHGAKALAKERLLWKNQEKGIYWIIGIQAHKQAPEIINTLLGNNDIVSIVPVPGSASWKVQEIEEIFPKISKRIFPANSISEILESLLLKGNYKEKLPIVITGSLYLIGNFLSNEIYSQ; encoded by the coding sequence ATGACTCTTGGCCTAGAGCGAATCAAAGTTGCTTTGCTAGAAACAAAAAAATGCTATAAAGATATTCCTGCTATCCAAATTGCTGGCACTAATGGCAAAGGATCTATTACTTGCTTCCTTGAGAGTTGTTTAACCGAAGCTGGTATCAAAACTGGTTGCACTACATCACCTCATCTTGAGAGTTGGTGTGAAAGAATTAGAATAAACTGTCAAGAAATTCAATCTGAAGAATTCGAAGCAAGGCTGAATAAACTTAAACCCATAATAAAGAGAAATAATTTAACTTCTTTTGAAATAATAATTCTTACAGCATTAGATCATTTTTACTCTAATAAAGTTGATTTAATAATTCTTGAAGTTGGTCTTGGAGGAAGACTAGATGCAACTACAGCCTATCCTTATAGACCTTTAATAGGGTTCGGTGGCATTGGGTTAGATCATTGCGAACACCTTGGGAAAGATTTATCTAGTATTGCCAAAGAAAAAGCTGCTGTTATTTCCAATGGAAGCAATATCTTTAGTTGTAGCCAAGACAATGAAGTAAGAAATATTATAGAAAGAGTTGCATCTAACAAAAATGCAAAAGTTCATTGGTTAAAGCCTTTATCTAAGCAATGGCAACTAGGGATACCTGGAGAAATACAAAGGGAGAATGCAGCTGTTGCAAAAGGGATTTTGGAATCTTTATCAGGTCTTGGATGGAATATTAACAATAAAGCAATTAAAAAAGGTCTCGCAAATGCACAATGGCCAGGAAGACTACAAAACATTTCCTGGAAAAATATTCCTTTAATTCTTGATGGTGCACATAATGTACATGGAGCGAAAGCTTTAGCTAAAGAACGCTTATTATGGAAGAATCAAGAAAAAGGTATTTATTGGATTATTGGTATACAAGCTCATAAGCAAGCTCCTGAAATAATTAACACTTTGCTGGGTAATAATGATATTGTTTCTATAGTCCCGGTACCAGGCTCAGCTAGTTGGAAAGTACAAGAAATTGAGGAAATTTTTCCCAAAATCTCCAAAAGGATATTTCCCGCTAATAGTATTAGTGAAATCTTAGAAAGTTTATTATTAAAAGGAAACTATAAAGAGAAATTACCCATAGTAATAACTGGCTCTCTGTATTTAATCGGGAATTTCTTATCGAATGAAATATATTCTCAATGA
- a CDS encoding FAD-binding oxidoreductase: MTNALPNDFLKELLELDELDCFQNLNERRRFSRDFYDYSPVLAKKLSDCCADIAVKPYSIKAVISVVSICSQYEIPITLRGAGTGNYGQCVPLKGGVVIIMSALNSIREFDSFTGQVTVEPGCLMGDLDKYLSDKGRQLRLLPSTWKTASIGGFVSGGSGGVGSIRWGFLRDPGHLHGLEVITIGDYPQQINLDASSSEALNHAYGTNGIITALTLSTAPLVQWHEITIDCASWTDAVHLLKRCSEVAVNLFLGSLLQKEIVENIPNWSGESTGQHRLLFLVDPDGIKTLKRLAIERGASFNHLGKEGNSNGLREMTWNHTTLHMRSIDSNWTYLQMLLPLNEIEAIKIISKKWKKNILWHLESVRQQGGQRIAALPLVRWQGETELKELIDDCKNVGAIVFNPHVVTVEDGGLGVVDADQVNAKKSFDPKGILNPGKLKGWL; the protein is encoded by the coding sequence ATGACTAATGCATTGCCAAATGACTTCTTAAAAGAACTTCTTGAATTAGATGAATTGGATTGTTTTCAAAACCTAAATGAAAGAAGAAGATTTTCAAGAGATTTTTATGATTACTCTCCAGTACTTGCAAAAAAATTAAGTGATTGTTGTGCTGATATTGCAGTAAAGCCATATTCTATTAAGGCAGTTATTTCTGTAGTTAGCATATGTAGTCAATATGAAATTCCCATAACTTTAAGAGGAGCAGGAACTGGAAATTATGGACAATGTGTTCCTTTAAAAGGAGGAGTTGTGATCATTATGAGTGCTTTGAATTCTATAAGGGAGTTTGATTCTTTTACAGGTCAGGTAACTGTGGAACCGGGATGCTTAATGGGCGATCTGGATAAATATCTTTCTGATAAGGGTAGGCAGTTAAGGCTATTACCAAGTACTTGGAAGACGGCATCTATAGGTGGGTTTGTTTCAGGAGGTTCAGGCGGTGTTGGATCTATTAGATGGGGATTTTTGCGTGACCCCGGCCATTTGCATGGGCTTGAAGTAATTACAATAGGAGACTACCCACAGCAGATAAACCTTGACGCTTCTTCCTCAGAGGCGTTGAATCATGCTTATGGTACAAACGGAATTATTACAGCTCTAACGCTCTCTACCGCGCCTTTAGTTCAATGGCATGAAATTACTATTGATTGTGCTAGCTGGACTGATGCCGTTCACCTTTTAAAACGTTGTAGTGAAGTCGCTGTAAATCTTTTTCTGGGCAGTTTGTTGCAAAAAGAGATCGTAGAAAATATTCCAAACTGGAGTGGAGAATCTACCGGGCAACATCGATTATTGTTTTTAGTAGACCCCGATGGGATAAAAACACTTAAAAGACTGGCTATAGAAAGAGGTGCCTCTTTTAATCATTTAGGGAAAGAAGGGAATAGTAATGGTTTAAGGGAAATGACATGGAATCACACCACCTTACATATGAGATCTATAGATTCAAATTGGACTTATTTGCAAATGCTTTTACCTTTAAATGAGATCGAAGCGATAAAAATTATTAGTAAAAAATGGAAAAAAAATATACTTTGGCATCTTGAGTCAGTTCGTCAGCAAGGAGGACAACGGATTGCTGCACTGCCTTTGGTTAGGTGGCAAGGTGAAACTGAATTAAAAGAATTAATTGATGATTGTAAGAATGTTGGAGCAATTGTATTCAACCCACATGTTGTAACTGTAGAAGATGGTGGCTTGGGTGTTGTGGATGCAGATCAAGTTAACGCCAAGAAATCTTTTGACCCAAAAGGAATACTTAACCCTGGAAAGTTAAAAGGTTGGTTATAG
- a CDS encoding amidohydrolase family protein produces the protein MIDKKTSDLDISSLEALVPLGLIGQGIDLADAEITAGGLCPLRISWSEKGISSLQPIETPSNSSLNFILPRFVETHAHIDKAFTWKNYPNLDGTYIGAFEANIKEHQCRTEQSVFFNAETSLKLSIRNGFRAIRTHIDSFGPFADFTWEVIAELQKKWAQFIHLQLVAMVPLDYWMTEEGKKMAKKVANKGGLLGGVLAPPFNSVHAKNCLRTLFNLANSLGCGIDLHIDESQSYPAAGLNQLINALDHIHLEVPITCSHLSNMSLLSDRSMNFFSDRLAHHQVNVVALPLTNAWLLGRVEAKTPLKRPMAPIAQLQRAGVNVAIGGDNVQDPWFPGGNFDPLSLIASSMPITQLRPWTRLGLAPFTTAAARLMNLEWDCTFEVGGSADFIVLEAENWSEVLSCSAQRKVIIRGSILEDQLFDCVSSK, from the coding sequence ATGATTGACAAAAAAACGTCAGATTTAGATATTTCTTCTCTTGAGGCTTTGGTCCCTTTAGGCTTAATAGGCCAAGGAATTGACCTGGCAGATGCAGAAATTACAGCAGGAGGCCTTTGCCCACTTCGCATTTCATGGAGTGAAAAAGGTATTAGCAGCTTGCAACCAATTGAAACTCCATCTAATTCTTCTTTGAACTTTATTTTGCCTAGGTTTGTTGAAACCCATGCTCATATTGACAAAGCATTTACTTGGAAAAATTATCCAAATTTAGATGGAACTTATATTGGGGCTTTTGAAGCAAATATAAAAGAGCATCAGTGTCGGACTGAGCAGAGCGTTTTCTTTAATGCAGAAACTTCTTTGAAACTCTCAATAAGGAATGGTTTTCGAGCAATTCGAACACATATTGATAGTTTCGGACCCTTTGCAGACTTTACTTGGGAAGTTATTGCTGAACTTCAAAAAAAATGGGCTCAATTTATTCACTTACAGCTTGTTGCCATGGTGCCTTTGGATTATTGGATGACTGAGGAAGGTAAAAAGATGGCTAAAAAAGTTGCCAATAAAGGTGGGCTTTTGGGAGGTGTGTTAGCCCCTCCTTTTAACTCCGTCCATGCAAAAAATTGTTTACGAACATTATTTAATCTTGCAAACTCCCTTGGGTGCGGAATTGATTTGCATATAGATGAATCGCAAAGTTATCCTGCTGCTGGTTTGAATCAATTAATTAATGCTCTCGATCATATTCATTTAGAAGTGCCTATAACTTGTAGTCATTTAAGCAATATGAGTTTGCTTTCAGATAGAAGTATGAATTTTTTTTCAGATCGTTTAGCTCATCATCAAGTAAATGTTGTAGCCCTGCCTTTGACTAATGCTTGGTTATTGGGTCGAGTTGAGGCTAAGACCCCTTTGAAAAGACCAATGGCTCCTATCGCGCAGCTGCAAAGGGCAGGCGTAAATGTTGCTATAGGGGGAGACAATGTTCAAGATCCATGGTTCCCCGGAGGAAACTTTGATCCTTTATCTTTAATTGCTTCTTCAATGCCAATTACACAACTTCGACCTTGGACTAGGCTTGGTTTAGCCCCTTTTACTACTGCTGCCGCTAGATTAATGAATCTTGAATGGGATTGTACTTTTGAAGTAGGAGGTTCGGCAGACTTTATTGTTTTAGAAGCAGAAAATTGGTCAGAAGTTCTTTCTTGTTCTGCTCAGAGAAAAGTCATAATCAGAGGCAGTATTCTCGAAGACCAGCTTTTTGATTGCGTTTCATCTAAATAG
- the miaB gene encoding tRNA (N6-isopentenyl adenosine(37)-C2)-methylthiotransferase MiaB, with translation MNEPPQRNKPSRGSYWITTFGCQMNKADSERMAGILESMGYQIAEAELKADLVVYNTCTIRDNAEQKVYSYLGRQALRKKSSPNLKLVVAGCVAQQEGESLLRRVPELDLVMGPQHANRLETLLNKVDTGQQVIATEESQILEDLTTARRDSNVCGWVNVIYGCNERCTYCVVPAVRGKEQSRVPEAIKEEIEILADKGYKEITLLGQNIDAYGRDLPGITSQGRRKNTLTDLLYFIHDIEGIKRIRFATSHPRYFSSRLIHACSQLPKVCEHFHIPFQSGDNEILQEMGRGYKIEKYKRIISQIRELMPDASISADVIVAFPGETNHQFQKSLELVEEIGFDQLNTAAYSPRPNTPAALRPDQISEEVKIDRLRKLNALVEKTAKERNKRYQGQLEEILVESINPKDSRQLMGRTRTNRLVFFPGEDSKSKSYKPGDLVNVRIKEVRSFSLSGVIAI, from the coding sequence ATAAACGAACCACCTCAAAGGAATAAGCCCAGCAGAGGTAGTTATTGGATAACCACTTTTGGGTGCCAAATGAATAAAGCAGACTCAGAACGAATGGCTGGGATTCTTGAAAGTATGGGTTACCAAATAGCAGAAGCTGAACTCAAAGCAGACTTAGTTGTTTATAACACTTGCACTATTAGAGATAATGCTGAACAAAAGGTTTATAGCTATCTAGGACGTCAAGCTCTAAGAAAAAAATCATCTCCTAATCTCAAATTAGTTGTAGCAGGCTGTGTAGCTCAACAAGAAGGTGAATCCCTTCTTCGTAGAGTTCCCGAGCTGGATCTCGTTATGGGACCCCAACATGCAAATAGGTTGGAAACTCTTTTAAATAAAGTTGACACTGGTCAACAAGTAATCGCAACCGAAGAAAGTCAAATATTAGAAGATTTGACGACTGCTAGAAGAGATAGCAACGTATGTGGATGGGTAAATGTTATTTATGGATGTAATGAAAGATGTACATATTGTGTAGTTCCAGCAGTGAGAGGGAAAGAACAATCAAGAGTTCCTGAAGCAATCAAAGAAGAAATAGAAATACTTGCCGACAAAGGCTATAAAGAAATAACACTGCTTGGACAAAATATTGATGCGTATGGGAGAGATTTACCAGGCATAACTTCTCAAGGGAGAAGAAAAAATACATTAACTGATTTACTTTATTTTATTCATGATATCGAAGGGATCAAACGCATTAGATTCGCAACGAGTCATCCAAGATATTTCAGTTCTAGATTGATACACGCTTGTTCGCAATTACCAAAAGTTTGCGAGCATTTTCACATCCCTTTTCAGAGCGGTGATAACGAGATTCTTCAAGAGATGGGTAGGGGATACAAAATAGAAAAATACAAAAGAATAATCTCTCAAATAAGAGAATTGATGCCGGATGCTTCTATCAGTGCAGATGTAATCGTTGCTTTCCCAGGAGAAACCAATCATCAATTCCAAAAATCCCTTGAACTTGTTGAAGAAATTGGTTTTGATCAATTAAATACAGCAGCTTATTCACCTAGGCCCAATACACCTGCTGCATTAAGACCCGATCAAATTTCCGAAGAAGTAAAAATAGACCGCTTAAGAAAACTAAATGCTTTAGTAGAGAAAACAGCCAAAGAAAGAAATAAACGCTATCAAGGACAACTAGAAGAAATCTTAGTCGAAAGTATTAATCCAAAGGACAGTAGACAATTAATGGGAAGGACAAGGACAAATCGACTAGTTTTCTTCCCAGGAGAAGATTCTAAAAGCAAATCGTATAAACCAGGAGATTTAGTTAACGTAAGGATCAAAGAAGTTCGATCCTTCTCGTTAAGCGGGGTAATTGCGATATAA
- a CDS encoding D-alanine--D-alanine ligase family protein translates to MSNPLIKVGIIFGGASREHNVSIKSAIAIANSLQTRTNSNRFKVINNYIDHKGRWWGDPVAAKALGKGYELKEEDLPDPLPKEGFRALPKCTEEVDVWYPILHGPNGEDGVIQGLLQLTSKPFVGSGVLGSALGMDKIAMKIAFTAAGLPQVPYCACEANELLQPDSLLSLIKRIENQLGYPCFIKPANLGSSVGISKAYKREQLVKGLGIASSLDKRIVVEKSVIARELECGVLGKKDIRTSCVGEVRHHSDWYDYETKYTEGLSKTLIPAPICEETTKQIQNLALKACKAICAEGLARVDFFYREESNQIWINEINTLPGFTKQSMYPMLWRESGLEMHELVSILVETARE, encoded by the coding sequence ATGTCTAATCCCCTAATAAAAGTAGGTATTATTTTTGGAGGTGCTTCTAGGGAACACAATGTCTCCATTAAATCGGCAATAGCAATAGCAAACTCCTTACAAACAAGAACTAATTCAAACCGTTTCAAAGTGATTAACAATTATATTGATCACAAAGGTAGATGGTGGGGTGATCCGGTAGCAGCTAAAGCATTAGGGAAAGGGTATGAATTGAAGGAAGAAGATCTTCCAGACCCATTACCAAAGGAAGGGTTTAGAGCTCTACCGAAATGCACAGAAGAAGTAGACGTATGGTATCCAATACTACATGGACCTAATGGAGAAGATGGGGTAATTCAAGGGCTTTTACAATTAACAAGCAAACCTTTTGTTGGGTCTGGAGTCTTAGGCTCTGCGTTAGGCATGGATAAAATTGCGATGAAAATCGCTTTCACAGCAGCAGGTCTACCTCAAGTCCCATACTGTGCTTGTGAAGCAAATGAACTATTACAGCCAGATAGTCTTTTGTCGTTAATTAAAAGAATTGAGAACCAATTGGGATACCCCTGTTTTATAAAACCTGCCAACCTGGGGTCTTCAGTTGGTATTAGCAAGGCATACAAAAGAGAACAACTTGTAAAAGGCCTAGGAATTGCATCATCTCTTGATAAAAGAATTGTTGTCGAGAAAAGTGTTATTGCTAGAGAACTTGAATGTGGTGTTCTAGGCAAAAAAGACATTCGAACTTCATGTGTTGGTGAAGTTCGACATCATTCAGATTGGTATGACTATGAAACTAAATACACGGAAGGTTTGAGCAAAACCTTGATTCCGGCACCTATCTGTGAAGAAACAACGAAGCAAATTCAAAACTTAGCTTTAAAAGCATGCAAAGCTATTTGTGCCGAAGGTCTTGCAAGAGTTGATTTTTTCTATAGAGAAGAAAGCAACCAAATCTGGATCAATGAAATAAATACTTTGCCTGGGTTTACCAAACAAAGCATGTATCCAATGCTATGGAGAGAATCTGGGTTAGAGATGCATGAATTAGTCTCAATATTAGTTGAAACAGCTAGAGAATGA
- a CDS encoding cell division protein FtsQ/DivIB: MKKLKPKNSYDPNLPSTLIYLWRVFFFIFASSFLSLCLINNGWEEINAENIQIKGNNYIHKKRIVRHLGIKLPVPLLEINPKQVEESLLKKLPIKVVRSSRRIYPPGIYLEIQEREPVAKATRIGPQGIEQGLIDKDAHWIELGDPLQSRYKINDLSLSIDGWMKSHQKWIAYIYQNQDKLRNPLQKIILSPNGEISLKTKDFELIELGYNPSILREQVSTIVYLTKNLPKRFTDDLQTTIDLKDPSRPKLLFK; the protein is encoded by the coding sequence ATGAAGAAATTAAAACCGAAGAATTCATATGATCCAAATCTTCCCTCTACATTGATTTATCTTTGGAGAGTTTTCTTTTTTATTTTCGCATCCTCATTTTTAAGTTTGTGCTTAATCAACAATGGCTGGGAAGAAATTAATGCAGAGAATATTCAAATTAAAGGCAACAACTATATACATAAGAAAAGAATTGTCAGACATTTAGGAATCAAACTACCCGTCCCATTATTAGAAATAAACCCTAAGCAAGTTGAAGAAAGTCTGCTGAAAAAACTTCCCATAAAAGTAGTTAGGTCTAGCCGGAGGATCTATCCTCCAGGGATCTACCTTGAAATTCAAGAGAGAGAGCCAGTAGCAAAAGCAACTCGCATTGGCCCACAAGGGATTGAGCAAGGGTTGATAGATAAAGATGCCCATTGGATAGAGCTTGGTGATCCTCTTCAGTCAAGGTACAAAATCAACGACCTGAGTCTTTCTATTGATGGCTGGATGAAAAGTCATCAAAAATGGATTGCATACATTTATCAAAACCAAGACAAGCTAAGAAATCCTCTGCAAAAAATAATTTTGTCCCCAAATGGAGAAATCAGTCTTAAAACTAAAGACTTTGAACTAATTGAATTGGGCTACAACCCTTCTATCCTTAGAGAGCAAGTTTCAACAATTGTTTATCTGACAAAGAACTTACCTAAAAGGTTTACAGACGATTTACAAACGACTATTGATTTAAAAGATCCTTCTAGGCCTAAATTACTTTTCAAATAA
- the ftsZ gene encoding cell division protein FtsZ — protein sequence MGMGNNLGLSNVEGIQPSQNARIEVIGVGGGGSNAVNRMILSDLKGVSYRVLNTDAQALLQSSAQNRVQLGQTLTRGLGAGGNPSIGQKAAEESRADLQQALEGADLVFIAAGMGGGTGTGAAPVVAEVAKETGALTVAIVTKPFSFEGRRRMRQADEGIERLAENVDTLIVIPNDRLKDVNAAAPLQEAFRNADDILRMGVKGISDIITCPGLVNVDFADVRSVMTEAGTSLLGIGFGSGRSRAVEAAQAAINSPLLEASRIDGAKGCVLNITGGKDMTLEDMTSASEVISDVVDPEANIIVGAVIDPELEGEVQVTVIATGFNGSQPYKNQRSSSKLTPQSLYRQNTNKEPGASIPEFLRLRQIRRESDT from the coding sequence ATGGGCATGGGCAACAATTTAGGGCTTTCCAACGTTGAAGGCATTCAACCAAGTCAAAACGCCCGGATAGAAGTAATTGGTGTTGGAGGTGGAGGCAGCAATGCTGTTAACCGAATGATTCTCAGCGACCTAAAAGGGGTCTCATATCGTGTCCTTAATACAGACGCTCAAGCGTTGCTTCAATCCTCTGCTCAGAACAGAGTTCAACTTGGTCAAACTTTGACTAGAGGCCTAGGTGCTGGAGGGAATCCAAGCATTGGCCAAAAAGCCGCAGAAGAATCTCGTGCTGATCTTCAACAGGCACTAGAAGGGGCAGATTTAGTATTTATTGCAGCGGGCATGGGAGGGGGCACTGGCACTGGAGCCGCGCCGGTGGTAGCTGAAGTTGCCAAAGAGACTGGAGCCCTTACCGTTGCCATTGTTACCAAGCCCTTTAGTTTTGAAGGGCGGCGAAGAATGCGTCAAGCCGACGAAGGGATAGAAAGACTTGCAGAAAATGTTGACACATTAATTGTCATACCAAATGATCGATTAAAAGATGTCAATGCAGCTGCTCCTCTCCAAGAAGCCTTTCGCAATGCAGACGATATACTAAGAATGGGCGTCAAAGGCATTAGTGACATAATCACTTGTCCTGGGTTGGTAAATGTTGACTTTGCAGATGTTCGATCTGTCATGACTGAAGCTGGAACGTCTTTACTTGGCATTGGTTTTGGCTCAGGACGATCTAGGGCTGTAGAAGCCGCTCAAGCTGCAATAAATAGTCCTTTACTTGAAGCCAGTCGCATTGATGGTGCTAAAGGATGTGTTTTAAATATTACTGGAGGCAAAGATATGACCTTGGAAGATATGACATCAGCATCTGAAGTGATTTCAGATGTAGTGGACCCAGAGGCAAATATTATTGTAGGTGCAGTTATTGACCCGGAACTTGAAGGCGAAGTCCAAGTAACTGTCATAGCAACTGGATTTAATGGCAGCCAGCCTTATAAAAATCAAAGGTCAAGCTCTAAACTGACACCTCAATCTCTTTATAGGCAAAATACAAACAAAGAACCTGGAGCAAGTATTCCTGAATTCCTTAGACTCAGACAAATTCGAAGAGAGTCTGATACTTAA